In Francisella orientalis FNO12, the sequence TTGTTTCAGGAGCTAATGGTTGTGATATTTTATGTTGTTGGTGTGGCGAAATTAAAGATTGTTAATATGATTTAAAACTTTTTGGAAAACTTCTTCGATAGATAGGTTGCTGGTATCAACTAAAATAGCATCAGCAGCAGGCTTCAAAGGAGCTACTTTTCTATTTCTGTCTTGTAAATCTCTTTGCTCGATATCATTTTTGATTTTAGCAAAATCAGGGTTTTCACCTTTTGTTAGTAACTCATCATATCTTCTTTGGGCTCTAACTTCTGAGCTAGCATCTAAGAAGAATTTGTATTTAGCATCAGGGAAAACAACTGTACCCATATCTCTACCATCTGCTACAAGTCCAGCGTCAGTTGCAAAAGAGAGCATTTTATCATGTAACATTTGGCGTACTTTTGGATATGCAGAAGTTTTTGATGCTAGCATACCAGTTTGTTCGGTACGGATAGCTTTAGTCACATTAGCATTATTTAGAAGGACTATTATAGAATCATTTTTGACTTTAAACGATATGTCTAGTGATTCAAGCTTACTACAAACATCATTTTCACTATCTAGATTAGCACCAGCATTATAGCAGTGTAATGCCGCTATTCTATATATTGCGCCACTATCCAAAAGCTTATAGTCAAAGTACTTTGCTAATTTTTTTGATAATGTTCCTTTACCGACACCACTTAGTCCATCTACAGTTATTATCTTAGAGTTGTTCATTCTCAAAGCCTTGCATAAATTGTACTAATTTTTCAACATCTTCTAGACTAACAGCATTATAAAGACTAGCTCTACAGCCACCGACACTTCGATGTCCTTTTAAGCCATAAAAACCAGCTTTACTAGCTTCACTTAGAAATTTATCAGTTAGTTCCTCATTTGATAAATGGAATATGACATTCATGTTAGAACGATATTCTAGCTTGATATCATTTTTGAAAATTTTTGAATTATCAATAGCTGAGTAGAGTAGATTTGCTTTTTGGTTACTAAAAGTTTCTACATTTTTCAAATTTTCAAATTTGTTAATTAAATATTCTAGTGTCAACTCGAAAGTAACCCATGAGATAACAGAAGGAGTGTTGTAAACGGAATTTGATTTTTTGGTAACTAGATAGTCAAATACCACTGGAATATTATCCTTGGCGTTGATTAAAGAATCTTTGACTATAACTATAGTCAAACCAGGTATACCAGCATTTTTCTGCGCACCAGCATAT encodes:
- the cmk gene encoding (d)CMP kinase — its product is MNNSKIITVDGLSGVGKGTLSKKLAKYFDYKLLDSGAIYRIAALHCYNAGANLDSENDVCSKLESLDISFKVKNDSIIVLLNNANVTKAIRTEQTGMLASKTSAYPKVRQMLHDKMLSFATDAGLVADGRDMGTVVFPDAKYKFFLDASSEVRAQRRYDELLTKGENPDFAKIKNDIEQRDLQDRNRKVAPLKPAADAILVDTSNLSIEEVFQKVLNHINNL